A stretch of Bifidobacterium sp. ESL0704 DNA encodes these proteins:
- a CDS encoding 3'-5' exonuclease: MSIHSKKSSPLFSAFKIVLKILAIICWVIALFFCIVSFALISENVPAFLVGLLIFSLPCAFIGCVLWHFSSDKKKKNRTGITEKQYDRQQSEKIIGNTADSSKESSVLNQIQRSDNQSMQSKGKAMVMPRADTLNNQVNYQVDSTFIDAAKTADCAVVDTETTGLGKGSRLLDIGIVLIENERITATFSQLTNPGTANTSGAAAVNHITQDMLYGQPAPSQVLVPVLEAIKGLPLMGHNLAYDISIINNEANLAGIAKLQPSQIYDTMDLSKEMFPDASSHTLASLLDRLGVKEPEQHRALSDALQTWQAYQLLCKMDAPRAETVEERQRSKQRGKAKTNDVMRARYLSGKSSEPVNEKPEGVQLEAHAGENLSGSALYQDVLRKYPRGSYFWVTLSRDFIQSGKYKDYPTVFVYLDGEGIGFLGARLMAKHWGQIPDGSVVALAHTSNCADETQPYKARVELPAAHEPVDLTAYMKVYSNEL, encoded by the coding sequence ATGTCTATACACTCAAAGAAGTCATCTCCTCTGTTCAGTGCATTCAAAATTGTCCTTAAGATACTGGCTATAATTTGCTGGGTAATAGCGCTATTCTTCTGTATCGTCTCATTTGCTTTAATATCTGAAAATGTTCCTGCGTTCCTTGTCGGCTTGCTGATTTTTTCCTTACCATGTGCGTTTATCGGTTGTGTACTTTGGCATTTTTCCAGTGATAAAAAGAAGAAAAATAGAACTGGGATAACCGAAAAACAGTATGATCGTCAACAATCAGAAAAAATAATAGGTAACACAGCTGATTCCTCAAAGGAATCCAGTGTTCTCAATCAAATTCAGCGGTCTGATAATCAAAGCATGCAAAGTAAGGGCAAAGCTATGGTCATGCCAAGGGCGGACACTTTGAATAATCAGGTTAACTATCAAGTTGATTCGACATTCATCGATGCTGCAAAGACCGCGGACTGCGCGGTTGTAGATACCGAGACAACGGGTTTGGGCAAAGGGTCACGGCTCCTGGATATTGGCATTGTCTTGATTGAAAATGAGAGAATAACCGCGACGTTTTCTCAACTGACTAATCCGGGAACGGCGAATACGTCAGGAGCCGCCGCTGTTAACCACATAACGCAGGATATGCTCTATGGCCAACCTGCTCCCAGCCAAGTACTTGTGCCGGTGCTTGAAGCGATAAAAGGTTTGCCGCTCATGGGTCACAATCTTGCTTACGATATCAGCATCATCAATAACGAAGCAAACCTAGCCGGTATAGCCAAATTACAACCATCTCAGATCTACGACACGATGGATCTGAGCAAGGAAATGTTTCCTGATGCCAGTTCTCACACGCTCGCGAGTTTGCTTGATCGTCTAGGCGTCAAAGAGCCAGAACAGCATAGGGCGCTCTCTGATGCTTTACAAACTTGGCAGGCTTATCAGCTGCTATGCAAAATGGACGCTCCAAGAGCCGAAACCGTAGAGGAAAGACAACGTTCAAAGCAAAGAGGGAAAGCGAAAACCAATGATGTGATGCGTGCGCGTTATTTGTCTGGTAAAAGTTCCGAACCGGTAAATGAAAAACCGGAGGGCGTGCAACTTGAGGCTCATGCAGGAGAAAACCTTAGCGGCAGTGCTCTATATCAGGATGTTTTGCGGAAGTATCCACGCGGATCTTATTTTTGGGTCACGCTTAGTCGAGATTTTATTCAAAGTGGTAAATATAAAGATTATCCGACCGTTTTTGTTTATCTTGATGGAGAAGGAATCGGATTTCTTGGAGCACGTCTTATGGCCAAACATTGGGGACAGATACCTGATGGTTCGGTGGTGGCGCTCGCGCATACCAGTAACTGTGCCGATGAAACGCAACCATACAAAGCTCGTGTGGAACTGCCTGCAGCGCATGAACCTGTCGATCTCACTGCTTACATGAAAGTTTATTCAAATGAGTTGTAG
- a CDS encoding ABC transporter permease: MGLHQRTETSGLVSFIICAMAGASVMELCVSLLPAAWMISRRQFVIASIIIAACGTISFIFGYARRSSSLSTHNRLIEILRRLVEILALATVYASTLFLTSFAFLSMAGNLMGTMFLEYIVAVCAGFSGVAGYITFVQAELMDAKTLAALLPLFVVAGVSVAGLTTDDPNWYTNNFSQLGDRTTFAARMFNSTLILAGICIIIVSYFAISELVTSYRQRREWHQEQGPLRSSRIKHYKARLICLSIMLAFSGIAFIGIGTFRYTPHPILHNVFARGIVCVMGLLLLTLPWLAPQLSLAIYAAGYLAIAVCGVVLIQWLDGINTLTNVEALAGLVFLGWFIMFSRQIAAIEADRIAEQVLHIDQEEASEEANTVTATANIAGTIPSSVDKNHRMHSRIAATQ; this comes from the coding sequence ATGGGACTGCATCAGCGAACGGAGACCTCGGGGCTTGTCTCCTTCATCATCTGTGCGATGGCGGGGGCGAGCGTCATGGAGCTGTGCGTCTCGCTGCTGCCGGCCGCATGGATGATCAGCCGGCGCCAGTTCGTCATCGCCTCCATTATCATCGCCGCGTGCGGCACCATTTCGTTCATCTTCGGCTATGCTCGGCGTTCCAGCTCGCTCAGCACCCACAACCGCCTCATAGAAATCCTGCGCCGCCTGGTCGAAATCCTCGCCCTAGCAACGGTCTACGCCTCCACGCTGTTCCTCACCTCGTTCGCCTTCTTAAGCATGGCCGGCAACCTCATGGGCACGATGTTCCTTGAATACATTGTCGCCGTGTGCGCCGGTTTCTCGGGGGTTGCGGGCTATATCACGTTCGTGCAAGCCGAACTGATGGACGCCAAAACGCTGGCCGCACTCCTGCCGCTTTTCGTCGTTGCCGGCGTGAGCGTCGCGGGCCTGACGACCGACGACCCGAACTGGTACACCAATAATTTCTCGCAGCTCGGCGACCGCACTACCTTCGCCGCGCGCATGTTCAACTCGACGCTGATCCTCGCAGGAATCTGCATCATTATCGTCAGCTACTTCGCCATCTCCGAACTCGTGACCTCCTACCGCCAGCGCCGCGAATGGCATCAGGAGCAGGGTCCGCTGCGTTCCAGCCGTATCAAGCACTACAAGGCACGCCTGATCTGTCTCTCCATCATGCTCGCTTTCTCCGGCATCGCCTTCATCGGCATCGGCACGTTCCGCTATACGCCGCATCCCATCCTGCACAACGTGTTCGCCCGCGGCATCGTCTGTGTGATGGGCCTGCTTCTGCTCACACTCCCTTGGCTCGCCCCGCAGCTTTCGCTGGCCATTTATGCCGCCGGTTATCTGGCCATCGCCGTCTGCGGCGTCGTGCTCATTCAATGGCTCGATGGCATCAATACACTGACCAACGTCGAGGCGCTGGCCGGGCTCGTGTTCCTTGGCTGGTTCATCATGTTCTCGCGTCAGATCGCCGCCATCGAGGCCGATCGTATCGCAGAGCAGGTTCTGCATATCGACCAGGAAGAGGCATCCGAAGAGGCGAACACGGTCACAGCCACGGCCAATATCGCCGGCACCATCCCGTCCTCGGTCGACAAGAACCACCGCATGCATTCGCGCATCGCAGCCACTCAGTAG
- a CDS encoding NUDIX hydrolase, whose protein sequence is MGNAEEGLSIEAVRRRVNARLQTSSDGVDMDMSVRLVSSETVYRGAIFHIDDRRLALAKTDGGQVPVRRQILVHPQAVVMLVHDELTDRYLLEREYRVGPNKFAYGFPAGLMEEGEKPEVSALRELREETGVTPKGEQSVRIEHVGDFYSSGGMTNELAHIFVIHLSAWKQQARHFDKDEHVQSTWVSWEELTGIGIQAADSTIAIQHEEIRRLREQLATKE, encoded by the coding sequence ATGGGTAACGCTGAGGAAGGATTGAGCATTGAAGCAGTCCGCAGACGTGTTAATGCGCGGTTACAGACTTCGTCCGACGGCGTGGACATGGATATGTCGGTGCGGCTTGTTTCCAGCGAAACCGTTTACCGTGGCGCGATTTTCCATATCGATGATCGCCGGCTGGCGCTCGCGAAAACCGATGGTGGTCAAGTGCCGGTACGTCGGCAGATTTTGGTCCATCCGCAGGCCGTGGTGATGCTGGTTCACGATGAGCTGACGGACAGGTATCTGTTGGAACGCGAGTATCGTGTAGGGCCCAACAAGTTTGCCTATGGTTTTCCGGCAGGACTCATGGAAGAGGGCGAAAAGCCTGAGGTTTCGGCTTTGCGTGAGCTTCGGGAGGAAACCGGGGTCACACCGAAAGGCGAACAATCCGTGCGAATCGAGCACGTCGGTGATTTCTATTCTTCTGGTGGCATGACCAATGAGCTTGCGCACATTTTCGTTATCCATTTGTCGGCGTGGAAGCAGCAAGCGCGGCATTTCGACAAGGATGAGCATGTGCAGTCCACATGGGTGAGCTGGGAGGAGCTGACAGGCATCGGTATTCAGGCCGCGGACTCCACCATCGCCATCCAGCACGAGGAGATCCGCCGGTTGCGCGAGCAGTTGGCGACGAAGGAATAA
- a CDS encoding Nif3-like dinuclear metal center hexameric protein, translated as MSDQEKPRLAEVVKVLETLYPLRYAEDWDHPGLIVGDLNDTVGKIVFAADPTIAVVDKAIAMGADLLVCHHPLFFRAVHEVSGLGVHGAIAGKLYRAHCGLWVGHTNADVAYRGVAQAAADAFGLTDQAPLVPAGEENGHAVGLGRVGTLAEPMTLRAFAQRVAEQVPKTKYGIQVAGDLDAEVRKIAVLPGSGDSDFDEVRASGADVYVTSDLRHHPATDALQQAWYEASLNGATMKPALINTPHSAIESMWFRYALDDIADGVEHATGFRPGTERVGIVTDPWQLVLGRD; from the coding sequence ATGTCAGATCAGGAAAAGCCAAGGCTCGCCGAAGTCGTCAAGGTATTGGAGACTCTGTATCCGCTTCGGTACGCCGAGGACTGGGACCATCCGGGGCTGATCGTCGGCGATTTGAACGATACCGTCGGCAAGATCGTCTTCGCCGCCGACCCGACCATAGCCGTGGTCGACAAGGCGATTGCGATGGGTGCCGATCTGCTCGTCTGCCACCATCCCTTGTTCTTCCGAGCGGTGCATGAGGTTTCCGGGCTCGGCGTCCACGGGGCCATCGCAGGAAAGCTCTACCGTGCGCACTGCGGGCTGTGGGTCGGGCATACCAACGCCGACGTCGCCTACCGAGGGGTCGCCCAGGCTGCGGCCGATGCGTTCGGTCTGACCGATCAGGCACCGTTGGTACCTGCCGGTGAGGAAAACGGCCATGCCGTAGGGCTGGGACGTGTTGGAACGCTTGCGGAACCGATGACGCTGCGCGCGTTTGCCCAGCGCGTGGCCGAGCAAGTGCCGAAAACGAAGTATGGCATTCAGGTCGCCGGCGATCTCGATGCCGAGGTCCGGAAAATCGCCGTGTTGCCGGGATCCGGCGATTCTGATTTCGACGAGGTCCGGGCGAGTGGCGCCGACGTCTACGTGACCAGCGACCTGCGCCATCACCCGGCCACGGATGCGCTGCAGCAGGCGTGGTATGAGGCGAGCCTTAACGGTGCGACGATGAAGCCGGCGCTGATCAACACCCCGCATTCGGCTATCGAATCGATGTGGTTCAGATACGCGCTTGACGACATCGCCGACGGGGTGGAACATGCCACCGGCTTCCGTCCGGGAACCGAGCGTGTCGGCATCGTCACCGACCCGTGGCAGCTGGTGCTCGGACGAGACTAA
- the polA gene encoding DNA polymerase I has translation MSDSESTEKTSSIAKSNDTSKTEHGTTTNGASKTTGTLLVVDGHSLAFRAYFALPVESFSTASGQPTNAVWGFSTMLAQVLDNEKPDHLAVAFDMAGGTFRNKMLPQYKGTRDAAPEELLSQLPIIQDLLKALGVRYVEKKGYEGDDIIGTMASMGENAGYKTLVLSGDRDAFQLIDDDITVLYPGHHFKDLKHMTPQAIVDKYKVTPQQYPDLAAMRGETADNIPGVPGVGDGYAAKWINQYGGLEGIIEHADELPGKKGQALRDNIEQVKLNRRVNAVLRDMDLGASIDDFTLGGMDMDKVNAIFAKLEFSNRSKNRLVKSFNGGVMPDTAGPVADSASVEDDEISIKEPNITEIADAGQLGDWIDKNMGPEFVADISAISDHVLEVFGAEGDTATAKAGKAAVCDKTDNAGNTDQSSETEGTHEAGSSESHSDEQVDEQAIIDGAKGPELVDHDMKCAKQVGHSWVLYAAGRSKPGNARLEAVVMLVGDEAAVFAASAIDDVMRDELQTLLNAYHRSMVVHGYKEHLHLLASVGIALARPLFDTKLAGYLVHPDFHADTLQKAAEHFLKLEIPDSKPKKAQGELDFGEDGDAGSNADESKEAQQEAVKDAAIVQALADFLKTPIDQRKQFGLLRSIELPVSQVLYGIEDAGAKVDLGRLHELLDGFTADADQAQQIAFEAAGHELNLQSPKQLQTVLFDEMGLKPSRKTKSGSYTTNAATLQNLYVKYAEDEKASNFLGALLRHRETNKLKQIAQTLLEAVNAHDGRIHTTFEQTVAATGRLSSVDPNLQNIPNRNATGREIRSAFVPGEGFESLLSCDYSQVELRIMADLSGDESLIEAFKSGADFHRYVASLVYDIPMDEITGDQRSHVKAMSYGLAYGLSTYGLSQQLKISPAEADVLKSKYFATFGKVHDYLESLVATARQKGYTETMFGRRRYFPGLKSSRRQVRDAAERGALNAPIQGSAADIMKIAMIRADHALREAGVKSRVILQIHDELVLEVAPGESEQVSGLVRNAMEHAVDLAVPLDVSIGIGSDWQAAAH, from the coding sequence ATGAGTGATAGCGAAAGCACCGAGAAAACCAGCAGCATCGCAAAGTCGAACGATACCTCGAAAACGGAACATGGCACAACAACGAACGGTGCCTCGAAAACAACCGGCACGCTGTTGGTGGTGGACGGCCATTCACTGGCGTTCCGCGCCTATTTCGCTCTGCCCGTCGAGAGTTTTTCCACTGCCAGCGGTCAGCCGACCAACGCCGTCTGGGGTTTCTCGACCATGCTCGCCCAGGTGCTCGATAATGAAAAGCCCGACCATCTCGCCGTCGCTTTCGACATGGCGGGTGGTACGTTCCGCAACAAGATGCTGCCGCAATACAAAGGGACGCGAGACGCGGCACCCGAGGAACTGCTGAGCCAGCTGCCGATTATTCAGGACCTTCTGAAGGCGTTGGGCGTACGGTATGTGGAAAAGAAAGGCTACGAAGGCGACGACATCATCGGCACCATGGCCTCGATGGGCGAGAACGCGGGATACAAGACGCTGGTGCTTTCCGGCGACCGCGACGCCTTCCAGCTGATCGATGACGATATCACCGTGCTCTATCCCGGACATCACTTCAAGGACTTGAAGCACATGACGCCTCAGGCCATCGTCGACAAGTACAAGGTCACCCCGCAGCAATATCCGGATCTTGCGGCCATGCGCGGCGAGACGGCCGACAACATCCCCGGAGTACCGGGCGTGGGCGACGGGTATGCGGCCAAATGGATCAACCAGTACGGCGGGCTTGAAGGCATCATCGAGCACGCCGACGAACTGCCCGGCAAGAAAGGGCAGGCGTTGCGCGACAACATCGAGCAGGTCAAGCTCAACCGACGCGTCAACGCCGTGCTGCGCGACATGGACCTCGGAGCCTCCATCGACGACTTCACCTTGGGCGGCATGGATATGGACAAGGTCAACGCCATCTTCGCCAAGCTCGAATTCAGCAACCGGTCCAAGAACAGGCTGGTCAAATCCTTCAACGGCGGGGTCATGCCCGATACTGCCGGTCCGGTCGCAGATTCCGCGTCGGTCGAGGATGACGAGATAAGCATCAAGGAGCCGAACATCACCGAAATCGCCGATGCCGGTCAGTTGGGGGACTGGATCGACAAGAACATGGGGCCGGAGTTCGTCGCGGATATTTCCGCTATTTCGGACCATGTTCTGGAAGTTTTCGGAGCTGAGGGCGATACGGCAACGGCGAAAGCCGGTAAAGCAGCTGTATGTGATAAGACCGATAACGCTGGCAATACTGATCAATCAAGTGAGACTGAGGGGACGCACGAAGCCGGCTCCTCCGAATCTCACAGCGACGAGCAGGTGGATGAACAGGCCATCATCGACGGTGCCAAAGGTCCTGAACTGGTCGATCACGACATGAAATGTGCCAAGCAGGTAGGCCATTCATGGGTGCTGTATGCCGCCGGCCGCTCGAAACCGGGGAATGCCAGGCTTGAGGCCGTCGTCATGCTCGTCGGCGACGAGGCTGCCGTGTTTGCGGCATCGGCAATCGATGATGTCATGCGCGACGAGCTGCAAACTCTGCTCAACGCCTATCACCGCTCGATGGTGGTGCACGGCTATAAGGAGCACCTGCATCTGCTGGCGTCCGTCGGCATTGCGCTTGCCCGTCCGTTGTTCGACACCAAACTGGCCGGATATCTGGTCCATCCCGATTTCCACGCCGACACCCTTCAAAAGGCGGCCGAACACTTCCTCAAGCTGGAAATCCCCGACAGCAAGCCGAAGAAGGCCCAGGGCGAGCTTGACTTTGGTGAGGACGGCGATGCTGGTTCAAATGCCGACGAATCAAAGGAGGCCCAGCAGGAAGCCGTCAAGGACGCCGCCATCGTGCAGGCGCTCGCCGATTTCCTGAAGACCCCAATCGACCAGCGCAAGCAGTTCGGCCTGCTGCGTTCCATCGAATTGCCGGTTTCACAGGTGCTTTACGGCATCGAGGATGCGGGCGCGAAGGTGGATTTGGGACGCTTGCACGAGCTGCTCGACGGCTTCACGGCCGATGCCGATCAGGCCCAGCAGATCGCCTTCGAGGCCGCCGGCCATGAGCTCAATCTGCAAAGTCCGAAGCAGCTGCAGACGGTGCTGTTCGATGAAATGGGGCTCAAGCCTTCAAGAAAGACCAAATCCGGCTCGTACACCACCAACGCCGCGACACTGCAGAACCTGTATGTCAAATATGCCGAGGATGAGAAAGCCAGCAACTTCCTCGGAGCGTTGTTGCGTCATCGCGAGACCAATAAGTTGAAGCAGATCGCCCAGACGCTGTTGGAAGCCGTCAACGCGCACGACGGCAGGATTCACACCACCTTCGAGCAGACCGTCGCGGCCACCGGGCGCCTGAGCTCGGTCGATCCGAACCTGCAGAACATTCCCAACCGCAACGCCACCGGCCGTGAAATCCGTTCCGCGTTTGTGCCGGGCGAGGGCTTTGAATCATTACTGAGCTGCGATTACTCGCAGGTCGAACTGCGCATCATGGCCGACCTCTCCGGCGACGAATCGCTGATTGAGGCGTTCAAGTCAGGCGCGGACTTCCACCGCTACGTGGCCAGTCTGGTCTACGACATCCCGATGGACGAGATCACCGGCGACCAGCGCAGCCACGTCAAGGCGATGAGCTACGGGCTGGCTTACGGGCTCAGTACGTACGGGCTGTCGCAGCAGTTGAAGATCAGCCCGGCCGAGGCGGACGTGCTGAAATCCAAGTATTTCGCGACATTTGGCAAGGTTCACGACTATCTGGAATCGCTGGTCGCCACTGCGCGCCAGAAGGGCTATACCGAGACGATGTTCGGTCGCCGCCGCTACTTCCCGGGGCTCAAATCCTCGCGCCGTCAGGTGCGTGACGCCGCCGAACGTGGTGCACTTAACGCGCCGATCCAGGGTTCGGCCGCCGACATCATGAAGATTGCCATGATTCGTGCCGACCACGCGCTGCGTGAGGCCGGCGTCAAGAGCCGTGTCATCCTGCAGATCCACGACGAACTCGTGCTCGAGGTCGCGCCGGGGGAGAGCGAACAGGTGAGCGGTCTGGTGCGCAACGCCATGGAACATGCCGTCGATCTGGCCGTGCCGCTGGACGTGTCGATCGGCATCGGCTCCGACTGGCAGGCTGCCGCGCACTGA
- a CDS encoding response regulator: MCKEMDNDMDQILTDEELKAAATDDIESVADEAKNEKAEKEGEPRQHTVVVAEDESVNRMDLVAMLEDNGYKVVGEAANGEEAVELTRKFHPDVVCMDVKMPRMDGITAAGTICDENLAPVVMLTAYSQPDLVKQATGAGAMAYVTKPYEESKLLPALEVAMGRFAEINDLLDTVEANEGKLKEAESQLKEAEEKLKKAEDTLEERKLVDRAKGLLMDKADFSEQGAFRWIQKTSMDQRIPKKRLAMAIIAKYGDPKPEPKQR, encoded by the coding sequence ATGTGTAAAGAAATGGATAATGATATGGATCAGATATTGACCGATGAGGAATTGAAGGCTGCCGCCACCGATGACATCGAATCCGTCGCCGACGAAGCCAAGAACGAAAAAGCCGAAAAAGAGGGCGAGCCCCGTCAACATACCGTCGTTGTAGCGGAGGATGAATCCGTGAACCGTATGGACCTGGTTGCCATGCTTGAAGACAACGGCTACAAGGTCGTCGGCGAAGCCGCCAACGGGGAGGAAGCGGTCGAACTCACCCGCAAGTTCCATCCTGACGTCGTCTGCATGGATGTCAAGATGCCTCGTATGGACGGCATCACCGCGGCAGGCACCATTTGCGACGAGAATCTCGCGCCTGTTGTCATGCTTACCGCCTATTCCCAGCCCGACCTCGTCAAGCAGGCCACAGGGGCCGGTGCCATGGCCTATGTCACCAAGCCATACGAGGAATCCAAGCTGTTGCCGGCATTGGAAGTGGCCATGGGCCGTTTCGCCGAGATCAATGATTTGCTCGATACCGTAGAAGCGAACGAAGGCAAGCTCAAGGAAGCCGAGTCCCAGCTCAAGGAAGCCGAAGAAAAACTCAAGAAGGCCGAAGACACGCTTGAGGAGCGCAAGCTCGTCGACCGCGCCAAGGGCCTGCTGATGGATAAGGCCGACTTCTCCGAACAGGGTGCCTTCCGCTGGATTCAGAAGACCTCGATGGATCAGCGCATTCCCAAGAAGCGTCTGGCCATGGCCATCATCGCCAAGTACGGCGATCCGAAGCCCGAACCCAAGCAGCGCTGA
- the pyk gene encoding pyruvate kinase — translation MRKAKIVDTIGPASESLENLTELVKNGMDVARLNRSHGTTEDHLKVYNNLRQAGKTTGRNVAALVDLQGPKIRCGWFKKNADGEDKVQLKDGQEFIITTDDVEGDEHITSTTFKGLPGDCHPGDPILIDDGKVRLEVTKVEGNNVHTKVVVAGPVSSHKGINLPGVAVSLPALTEKDEADLRWAIQTGADIIAMSFVRFATDIDRAHEIMDEEGRRIPIVAKIEKPQAVENLEDIVKAFDGIMVARGDMAVEMPFEQVPLVTKRCIELAREYAKPVIVATEVLGSMVNSPIPTRAEASDCANAVLDGADATMTSNETAVGNYPAQTVNTMARISGYATEHGYDRIPSISNLDMSSTGAVSSAAVDLADKTNAKAIVAFTQTGSTVHRVSRERPAAPIYGITNNEHTYHWLALSWGTEAFCTDADYHDMNRHQLMIFTDKLLRDAGKVVNGDKIVVLSSAQGEQKSGRTDSIYVHTVGACDAD, via the coding sequence ATGAGGAAAGCAAAAATCGTAGACACCATCGGACCGGCGAGCGAATCGCTGGAGAACCTGACCGAGCTGGTCAAGAACGGCATGGATGTCGCACGTCTCAACCGTTCGCACGGCACCACCGAAGATCATCTGAAGGTCTACAACAACCTCCGTCAGGCCGGCAAGACCACCGGTCGCAACGTCGCGGCCCTCGTCGATCTGCAGGGCCCGAAGATTCGTTGCGGTTGGTTCAAGAAGAACGCCGACGGCGAGGATAAGGTCCAGCTCAAGGACGGACAGGAATTCATCATCACCACCGATGACGTCGAGGGTGACGAGCACATCACTTCCACCACCTTCAAGGGTCTTCCCGGCGATTGCCATCCCGGCGACCCGATTCTGATCGACGACGGCAAGGTCCGTCTCGAGGTCACCAAGGTCGAGGGCAACAACGTGCACACCAAGGTCGTCGTGGCCGGACCGGTTTCCAGCCACAAGGGCATCAACCTGCCGGGCGTGGCCGTCAGCCTGCCGGCATTGACCGAGAAGGATGAGGCCGATCTGCGTTGGGCCATCCAGACCGGCGCCGACATCATCGCCATGTCCTTCGTGCGTTTCGCCACCGACATCGACCGCGCCCATGAGATCATGGACGAGGAAGGCCGTCGCATCCCGATCGTCGCGAAGATCGAGAAGCCGCAGGCTGTCGAGAATCTCGAAGACATCGTCAAGGCGTTCGATGGCATCATGGTCGCCAGAGGCGATATGGCCGTTGAGATGCCGTTTGAGCAGGTTCCGCTGGTCACCAAGCGCTGCATTGAGCTGGCTCGTGAATATGCCAAGCCGGTCATCGTTGCCACCGAGGTCCTGGGCTCCATGGTCAACTCGCCGATCCCGACCCGTGCCGAGGCATCCGATTGCGCCAATGCCGTCCTCGACGGTGCGGACGCCACCATGACCTCCAACGAGACCGCCGTCGGCAACTATCCGGCTCAGACCGTCAACACGATGGCTCGTATTTCCGGATACGCCACCGAGCACGGCTATGACCGTATTCCTTCCATCTCCAACCTCGATATGTCGAGCACCGGCGCCGTTTCATCCGCCGCCGTCGATCTGGCCGATAAGACCAACGCCAAGGCCATCGTCGCCTTCACGCAGACCGGTTCCACTGTGCACCGCGTTTCCCGCGAACGTCCGGCCGCCCCGATCTACGGCATCACCAACAACGAGCACACCTATCACTGGCTGGCTCTGAGCTGGGGCACCGAGGCGTTCTGCACCGACGCCGACTATCACGACATGAACCGTCACCAGCTGATGATCTTCACCGACAAGCTGCTTCGCGATGCCGGCAAGGTCGTCAACGGCGACAAGATCGTCGTGCTTTCCTCCGCCCAAGGCGAGCAGAAGTCCGGCCGCACCGATTCGATCTACGTCCACACCGTGGGCGCTTGCGACGCTGACTGA
- a CDS encoding TerC family protein: MSETPVAFMIATFVVLAIFFVVDLFVIGRKPHVPSTKECVQHIAFFVAAALVFGGLVWWVSGSRPALEFYSGWLTEYSLSIDNLFVFVIIMTNFAVPKTLQKYVLSVGITIALVLRGLFILVGAAVIQRFTWVFFIFGAFLIYTAVKLVAGDDEDEEYHENAIIRALRKVVKITDEYDGEKIRTVKDGRKFFTPMLIVFLTIGTTDVMFAFDSIPAIFGLTKDPFIVFTSNVFALLGLQQLYFLLGALLDKLEYLPYGLAVVLGFIGVKLVMEALHGNSLPFINGGRPIAQVPEIPTWVSLCVIIVAIATAAAASVIKMKTSAKKTR, encoded by the coding sequence ATGTCGGAAACCCCTGTTGCGTTTATGATCGCCACATTTGTGGTCCTTGCGATTTTCTTTGTCGTTGATTTGTTTGTGATCGGACGCAAGCCGCATGTGCCTTCCACGAAGGAGTGCGTGCAACATATCGCGTTCTTCGTGGCGGCGGCGCTTGTTTTCGGCGGTCTGGTCTGGTGGGTGTCCGGTTCGCGTCCGGCGCTGGAGTTCTATTCCGGCTGGCTCACCGAATATTCGCTCAGCATCGATAATCTTTTCGTATTCGTCATCATCATGACGAATTTCGCTGTTCCGAAGACGCTGCAGAAGTATGTGCTGAGCGTCGGCATCACCATCGCGTTGGTCCTTCGCGGTCTTTTCATCCTTGTGGGAGCGGCCGTCATCCAGCGCTTTACCTGGGTCTTCTTCATTTTCGGGGCGTTCCTGATCTATACCGCAGTGAAACTGGTGGCCGGCGATGACGAGGATGAGGAATATCACGAAAACGCAATCATCCGTGCACTGCGTAAAGTGGTGAAAATCACAGACGAATATGACGGCGAAAAAATCCGCACGGTGAAGGACGGCAGGAAGTTCTTCACCCCGATGCTGATCGTCTTCCTGACCATCGGCACCACGGATGTCATGTTTGCCTTCGACTCGATTCCCGCCATCTTCGGGCTTACCAAAGACCCGTTCATCGTCTTCACCTCCAATGTCTTCGCGCTGCTCGGACTGCAGCAGCTCTATTTCCTCCTCGGTGCGCTGCTGGACAAGTTGGAGTACCTTCCTTATGGCTTGGCAGTAGTGCTCGGCTTCATCGGTGTCAAGCTCGTGATGGAAGCGCTTCACGGCAATTCCTTGCCGTTTATCAACGGTGGCCGGCCGATTGCCCAGGTACCGGAAATCCCTACATGGGTATCGCTTTGCGTCATCATCGTAGCCATCGCAACGGCGGCTGCGGCCAGCGTCATCAAGATGAAAACGAGTGCGAAAAAAACGAGATGA